From the genome of Prionailurus bengalensis isolate Pbe53 chromosome D1, Fcat_Pben_1.1_paternal_pri, whole genome shotgun sequence:
ATCTTCCCTATAATTTCACCCTGTACTGCCCGAACCCCCCCACCGCcatcggggtgggggtggggggacatccTCATGATTTGAGCATTGTCCTGTCCAGATTCGTCTTCCAAGTGCAAGTACCCCAGGAACAGGTGACCAGTACCCCTTCCTGGGACTGAACTAATCAAAGCGTCCCTCGGGCGGCACCCCACCTTTCTCGGCCAGCGAGACTCGGTAGTTCTCCAGGAAGATCACACGGAGGCGGTCTCCTACCACTGGGTCGTGGTTAACCACATCCCCAATGGCTGTGATGAGTTTGATGATCATCTTAGCCATGTGGTATCCAGGGGCAGCCTGTGGGAGCACAGTCTGGGGTCAGCTCCACAGCCTGGCCCCCTACCCTTAACCTGCAACCCAGCCAGGCTGACCTCAACCCGGCTGTCAAAGGATCAGAGCCGCGGTCTGCGGCCTGGCTCCTCACCTTCCCTCCAATCATCACAGTTCGGGGCACAACAAACCTATTGGGTTCCTGCTTGATGCCTGTGGAGAAACAGAGATCAGCGGGCCAGGTTTGGCCTCCTGACGACACCTATCCACCAGCGCCCTAGACAGTAGGCCTGATTTGGGCAACCGCTTGCTATGTGACTTCCGATCTGTCACTTTcccctctccgagcctcagtttgccTGTCTATGAGATGGGGGTAAGTCCATGCCCCAAGAGCTGTCCCGAGGCCAAAGGAGACGTTGACTAGGAGGTACGTGgtacacggggcggggggggggctacGCAGAGGGGAGCGCCAAGAGACAGAGGGCACCCCTGCCACTCACGGTTGTACAGGGTGATGATGTGGAGGCAGTTGAGGAGTTGGCGTTTATATTCATGAATTCGCTTCACCTGGACGTCGAAGAGCGAGTTGGGGTTGATATGGACTTTGTACTCCCTCTCCAGGTATGCGGCGAACTTTAACTTGTTTTCCTGAAGGCAgggaggacggggggggggggggggggggggggggggggcgtggagagCTTCACCAACGGGCCTCAGCCTCAGGAGATCCCACAGTGTCATTTCTTTCCCAGAAAGGGAGCGTTCAGAAGGCTCGCTCGCCACCTTTATCCCCGCGTGCGCCAGGGCAGACATCGCTAATCAATGCCAGCACTCTTCCAGTGCGGTCAGATGATGCCCTGTCACCTTGGACTCCAGGCAACGTCTACCAGGCCCGAGGCTGCCGGGGAGACAGGCCCCGCGGGCCATCCCCGAGCCGGGCCCGGGGGCTGGCGCCTCCAGCGTGCTCCCTCCCGCCCTGGCACCAGTGTTCCAGGTCGCCGCACTCCGTACCTGCTTCACTTTGGCCACATCCCGGATAAAGGCTTCATCGTCCACGTATGAGAGCAGCTTGCGCAGCTGGTCCAGGTCGGAGATGTAGTCCTCCCCGATGCGCTGTGGGGCGGTGGCTGTCGATCAGGCCTAcacccctcctccagcctcccgCACAGAAAGGTCCCTTTCCGGCGTCCGCCAGGCCTCGCCCCCTGCAGACAACCCCTCCTTCGCCAGCCTCCCCGCTGGGGCGTGGTGTGGGCACCACCATCTTCCCGCTGGACCCTGAGCTCTGATGGCTGACCTCACGGGACCCCAGCAGGCCTTTCTCCTGGCCTTTTCCTCTGACAGACAGTGACCTTGACGCCCTGCTCACAATCTCTGCTCCTGTCAGTCTCACTTCAGATGTGACCTGTCCTGACCCTCTCCGAGGCTGACCTCCATAGCCAGGCCTCCATTAGCCCACAGAGCGTCCTCATGCAAACAAGAAAACGGTCCCCCTCCTCCAGGCACATGCAAAGCTAGGGGAACGCAGCGCAGGGTGGATTTCGGCCCTCCACTGGGCCCCCTGCAGTGGCCCACCTACGTGTCCATGCACAGCTGGTCCCTGTAGCGACCCGTGTTCACTCACCCCTACTGGCCACACAGTGACCTCTCACCTCAGCAATGACCTCTGCCAGCCCGGGGTTACAGAGGACGAGCCAGCGACGAGGGGTGATGCCATTGGTCTTATTCTGGAATTTATGTGGCTCCAGCTCGTAGAAGTCCTTGAAGCTGCAGGACGGGGTTGGAGGGTCACTACCCACCCCTGCGGGACGAAGGTCTCCTCCTGGAGGCCCTACCCTGGTTTCTTGCTGAGAGGGGCCTGGGGATGAGGGGGTGGCTGTATGTGAGGGGAGATCATTTGGGGACGGGATTGTACTGGACATCAGGGCCATGATGCTCATAAAAAGCTGCGCTACCTGTGGAGAGGGCCAGCTGGGGTCAGGTGGTGAGGGGCgtggggtgggcggggccagcggggggcggggcctggggagCGGGTCTCACATGGTCTTCTTGAGGATCTCGGAGTGGATGCGGGCCACGCCATTGACGGCATGCGACCCGGCGATGCAGAGGTGGGCCATGTTGATGCGTTTCACTGCGCCCTCCTCCACAAGCGACATGCGCCGCAGCCGGTCCACGTCCCCCGGGAAGACGGCTGCCACCCGCTGCGCAGGGAGAGCCCAGAGCTCAGACGCCGCCGCGGCCTCCAGAGCCGAGGTCCCCAGCCCCGTACCCCCAGCACTCTACCCACAGCCCTGCACCCTCCAGCCCAggcctcctccactcacattaaGGAAGCGCTGATTGATCTCGTAGATGATCTGGAGATGTCGAGGCAGCAGCGTCTCAATCAGATGCACGGGCCAACGTTCCAGCGCCTCGGGCAGTACCGTGTGGTTGGTGTAGGCACAGGTCCTGACCGTCACGTCCCAGGCCTGATGAAGAGGAGGGGGGCGGTCAGGGACCCCGGGGCCTGAGCCCTATGGCTccccacacacacagagtgcggcCAGGAGCCTGGGCCCTGTCACTGGGGGACAGGTCCTAGGACACTCGTCCTCGGGGCCTGACGCTGCTGTCTGCTTTGTGCGGGCTGCCCTCACGGATTTCTACTTCCCAGACCGGGAAAGGCAACCCTGAGACAGAGAGGCTCAGGCGGGGGTGGAGGGACCCGGAGCCCACCTTGTCCCAGTCCAGCCTCTCCAGATCCACCAGTATCCTCATGAGCTCGGGGATGGCCAAGGAAGGATGGGTATCATTCAGCTGGATGGCCACCTgcggggagggggttgggagtCAGGCTGGGAGCCAAACCAAGGCTATGGTCGCTGTCCTTTGCCCCTTCAGAGCCCCCTCCGCGTGGTTCCAGGCTGGAGCTGGGTGTGGCGGcccttgtggggggggggggcagcggcgggcaggagggggagggaggttcCCAGGTTAGGTGCCCGTCGATTGAGGATCCCGAACAGGccaccctcacacacacccccagcccccacttcctCATCTACGACATGAGGGGGCAGCCTGAGGCTGGAGGGGAGAGGCGATGGCATGCATCACAGGAGGTGTAGAGGGGGGCCCGCCCTGGGGCCTGGCACCTTATCCGGAAAGGCGTCAAAGCTCGTGCGCACGGGGTCACGGCAGCCGAACTTGGAGGACTTGAAGCGGCGGATGATGTCCTGGAGGGTGGCGGCCACCACAAAGTACTCCTGCTTCAACCGCAGCTCCTTCCCCTCAAAGAACTAGGGACGGTTCAAGGCAGGGCTGagtcaagggggtggggggtggggggtctgaCGGTGCCACAGCGTGGCCGGGAGACTCCTGCCCACACCAAGCCCCTTGCGCCCTGGACAGCCCCCGCCTCCAGGACCCAGGGGATTTTCACCCACCAGGTAGTGGAGGGGATGGTGTGAGGACGGGGGCATTCGAGGACCCGGAGTATTGTCGGCATCGCCAGGGAACAGGTCCCCCAAAGTGCCCTGCCCCAACTCGCTGCCCCCAGGACTTAGGTGTCCTCTTAAAGAACCAAAAGtacttggggggcgggggtggggaacaggACACGACAGGAGCCAACAATACATCCTGGGTGCTGCGGGGCGCCCGGCTGACTCAGTTAGAAGagatgtgacccttgatctcagggttgtgagttcgagccccacgttgggggtgtagagattactaaaaaataaataaataaacttaaaaaaacaaaggatatGTCCTGGGTGTCACTAGGGCGCCAGAGGCTGTCCCTCCCGTTTTCCGCCCTCTCCTAGGCTTTCAGGTGTCCCGCCCCCAGCCCAGGAGGTGACATACGTTGTCGTTGGGGTACAGGACGCGAGAGATGTTCTCCGCCAGGTTTCGGTCCAACACAGCCTGGATGTAGCCACCGACGTTGACTGAGGGGTGAAAGTGGGGACAGTGTCGGGCCCAGGCTGAGCACAGGCCGGGGCAGGCAGGGGTGCAGGCAGGCGGCTGAACTCACAGTCCTTGAGGTTGAAGTCATTGGGGGCCTTGGCCGACCACAGGCGCATGGTGTTGACGATATTGTTACGGTAGCCAGGCACAGGAGTGTCGTAAGGCATGGCCAGTACCACCTGCAGGCGTGTCGGACGTGGTGGCAGGAGCTGGGTATCTGCCACATGACTTGGGGGGCCCCCGAGAGCCACAACTCCTGCCTTTGTCTCCACCCTGCAccaaccccccagccccaggttCTACTGCCCACTCTGGGTAACCGTGAGCGAAcctctcaacctctctgggcctcatccATAGAGAGAGGGCCCCCCAGggtctccccacccacccccatcccaccttGCCCGGCTGCCTGCGAGGATTACAGGGGGCAGTGATGAGTctggagcccaaggcggggctccgTTGGGGGCCACTCTACAGTGATGGGGGTGAGCGGGCCCGCCTGGCCCGAGCACAATCTAGAAGATACTCTGGACTCATCAGAGGGCTGGGGGACCCTGGGGCCTGGCTGAAGGGGACACAGACGTCAAGTCCATCCGAAGGGCATATGCCTGGTTGACCACTGGGCTAATTAGCAGTGACTAATGCTGGTCCCACCTCCCACAATTAGCAAATGGCGATCATTGCTGCCAACAGCTGCCCGCTACCACGGGGCTGGGGGCATAAGCACTTCTCCAAGGCCCGGTGCCCTTTCTCCCCAACACCGAAGCAGGTTAGCCCCTGATTGGAAAAGAGTGGAAGGTGCAGCTCCGAGAGGGAAGGGACTGGCCCGAGAGCACAGAGCTAGGGGGCAGCCAGAGCCCCTACTGAATCTTATCATAAATGACAGCCCGACAATGGCCCATTCTGAAAGCCTAGAGGTTTCTGTGCAGCCGTCTGGAGGCCTATGACCTACAGCCATGGCAAGAGAGCTGACTGAGCTGAGATTCAGACACCTGGTTTGGCTTCAGGCCCCCTCTCActtgttgtgtgaccttggacaagtcagttCCTCTCTCAAGGTTTTAATTGTCTCCCTTTCTGGGGGGAGTCAAGTCACCGTGATTATTCTGGGATGAGTCTTGTGGGGTGGAAAGGAGCCAGGTCGGGGGAAGGGCACTGGTGGAGCACGGCaggctctctcctccccctgggCCCTGTGCTTGGCTTGGCTCCTCTGTGACCCTGTCTCCAGCCTCTCCTGAcccaagctgtgtgacctcgagtaaatcacttaacctctctgagcctcagggccCTTCATTGTAAATAGCACTGGGTCCGGTAGTCTCCAGGCTCTCTCCCCGTATCTCCCTGTTTTCTTCCAGAgcctcttcctccctgcttccccctccctGGGGGCTCCCCCCACTCCCTGGCCTCACCCTTACCTGTGTGTCCACCCACTTGGCCCCCTGGCTGGTGTGCTCCACTCGGCCATAGAAGTGCACAGGCAGCGTGAACTCGGGTCGGGCCTTCTCCCAGGGGTTTCCGTAGCGAAGCCAGTCATCGGCCTCCTCCATCTGAGTCCAAGGCAGgtcaggggagaaaggaaggcagcGTCAGACCCAGGCTCACACACACCGCGGGAGGCAGTGGGTAGGGCAGGAGCAGTGGCCCTGCTGGGCCCGCTACGGCGTGTAAATTAAGGGCCCTGGGGTGGCGCCCACCCCCGGTCTGGTGGCATATCCCATGGGACATGGTATGTGCGTGGGAGTCTGAGAGGTGGCACAGGTGTGGGTGCCTGTGCAAAACCAGCAGGCTTTGGGGCCAGGGGGAAGGAACAAGGATGCCTTCTCTCAAGGCTGAGGCTGGTTCTGGATCTATCCGGAGCTGGATGACCAAAGGGGGGGTCCGCTCCATCGTGCCTGGGGCCCCACAAGGCCAGGGCCCGAGGCTGCTCACCTGCCAGCCCCCACAGATCTTCTGGTTAAAAATCCCAAACTCATAGCGGATCCCGTAGCCGTAGGCAGCCAGGCCCAGTGTTGCCATGGAGTCCAGAAAGCATGCTAGGGGGTTACGGGGAGGTGGGTGTCAGGGACCCGGCACACAGGAACCCTTctgcccgccccacccctgccaccctaTCCACTCACCGGCCAGCCGACCCAGGCCCCCGTTGCCCAGCCCCGCGTCCTCCTCGatctcctccagctcctccatGTCCAGACccagctggaggggtggggggaggggtggcagtgGTCAAGGCCAAGGGCCAGCAGGTGAGTCCCCCAGTATCTCAGGCTCACCCCGCTCCCGTCCCCCTGCACACCTGGTAGGTGGCTTCGTCACAGGCATTCTCCAAGGCCAGGTTCACCATGGTGTTTTGTAGCGTCCGTCCCATGTAGAACTCCAAAGACAGGTAGTAGATCCTCTGCCCGGAGAGACAGATGGGTCGGGGAGGGGTCAGCCCTCCGGCGTCTAGCCAGCGCCTCTCACACCTCCTGTCCCACTCCGGGGGCCTGGCACGTGCCAGCCCTGTCCCTGTTTATTCTTCTCCCCACCACAGGCTTCAGGACCCGTCAGGAGGGTACCGGTCCAGCCTTTCCTCTGACTTTGGACACATCACTCTTGTTCTCCTAGCTTCCGTTTCCTCGTCTGGAAAAGGGAGCTGCCATATCTACCTCAGGGACTGAGGTGCCGAGGACAGGCGAGACCCTCTTCCATCGCACACAAGCCTCCCAACAGCCCAGCGGGGAATCGGGGAGCAGAGAAGCCCCCCCAAGTGCTCCCCAAGAGGGGGAAGGCTAAGGTGCCTTAGAGAAACCAGTcatttactcaaggtcacacacacTGACTCACGGCTAGAGTCGGCCCCCTTCTGTCCTTGCAGGGCCCAGGTCCCCTTGATCCTCAAGCCTCAGCCCcgggaagggggacagagaggcaCCAGAATCCAGGATGCTGGGTCTCCTGGTTTCctgggtcccctccctgccccactcgcctgcccctcccccttccctgcccaggaGTATCAGGTTGCTGACATTTACCGTGACCCCAAAGACACTTGATCCCGCTACCACCACCCCAGCTGCCGCAGCCTCGCACCAGCACCACCACACTCACATGTAATGACCCACCCTTCCATTTCAGGTCCGCCCTGACCACCCGCAGGGGTCTCCCTGACCACCGGAAGCCCCTCCGCTCTCTGAGCGAGCGCTAGGCCTTTTGCCCCCAGCCCGCCTGACCCGCGCCACCCGGCCTTGCCCCCGCCCCAGGTCTCACTGCCTGGATCGCCCCAGCACCCCATCGCACTTGGCCATGGCGCCCACCGTTCCCGACCCTCCAATGTCAGGAACCCGCTGCTGCAGAAAAGCCAGACCCCTGGAAGGGCTGCCGCTTGGTGGAGCTCTCCCGGTCCCCTGCTGgggcccccagcccactgcccaCCCAGGATGCCCCGAGCGGCACCTTGGGGTCCTTTTCGTAGTAGTGCTGCTGCGTGCGGATCCAGCGGCCCACGAGGTGGTCGCGGACGGTGTGGGCCAGCGCAAAGTAGTAGTCCCTCGGGGTGGCCACATTGCGGTCTTTCACAAGTGTGAAATGCAGGTGCCGGTTGAAGTTCTTCTTCAGCTCCGTCACATTCTCCACGCCGGCCAGGCCACGCACGCtaatttgcttccttttctcctgGTCTGACAAGGGCCGGGACATGGCTGCAGGAGGGCGGGCCGGACTGATGGGTGGCCTCAGCAGTGCCTCCAGCCAGGGAGTGGAGATCCCCAGCTGCCTGGGGTTTTAAAGCCTGGCTCTGGGGAGCTTGCCCCGCCTCCCCTGCGATGGGAGGGTCTTGGCCGGGCGGCTCAGGGAGCTATTTTGGGggcaaggggaggagaagggagacgGGCAGGGAGAGCAGAGCGGAGCTCCACAagggccaggccaggcccagcCTGGCTCCTTCGCAGCCCTGCCTGCGCTGACCCACTTGTTCCAGGCCTCGCCCACTGGGGTCTTTGGTGCCCGTCTCTGCCTTTCACAGGGTCAGAGGCAAGATGCAGCAGGCAGTGTGGCCTTGAGAGGCCTGCGGTTTGACTGGAGCCGTTGGGGCTGTGACTTTGGCTAAGAGGTTGCCCTGATCTGGGTCGTTTTCCTGGGTTATGgattgggggcggggtggggggggcagattTCAGCCTCAGTCAGGGCTCCTTGAAGAAGCCAAGGAAggctgtcgggggggggggggcgggcggggggaaCAGGTGCCAGGAGACCCCGCCTTCGTCCAAGCAGCTTGGTTTCTCTTTCAGACATTTGCCCAAAGACTGCAAACCACCGGCTGGATGACCTCTGGTCAAGTTTCCACGGTGGCCTTACGTGGGGGGCGCAGGGGTCTGCACTCGGGTAGCGAGGTCATAGATCGGGGCAACAGGGGCAAGGAGCCAAGGGTCAGGGTGCCCCAAACAGGAGACGTGTAGCTAGCAGAGGATGCTGGGTGTCTGGGAGAAGGGGGACCGGGGGACTCCGGGTTCCAGGGGGTTGTGTGAAGGTCGTCTGAGGCAGGGCCACTGCCCCCACGCCACCCCCACCCAAGCTGAGCCACTCCGAGATCCCCCCTGTTGCTGTCCTTCAAGGAGCTCTGAAGTGACCTTTCGAGAGTGGTGGTAATCAGATTACAGGCTGGCTCTGGCTAGGGgctgccagcccagagcaggGGCCTCTGGGAACTGTAGTCCTGTGCCCACAGGGGCAGGAGAAGCCAGCATCCCCCACCCACTCGTAACATTGGCCAGTGGTATTGGGTCTCTCTGTGATGCGGCTGCCAGGTGATTGGAGACCTTCTCCCACTCATTCCTCCCACCTGGGGCCACAGTACTGGACAGGGACTCAGTGGGCCAAGGTTCACGGCCGTGACCCCACCTGTAAAGTGGGAGCCTCGGCACCGGGAACCTTATACCACTTCCTCGTCTTCATGGCCTGGCAGCTCCAGGACCTTCCCTTGGAGGCTCTGGCTGTCCCCGATCCACCGCTCACGCCCTGGCCCCGGCActgatttgctgtgtgacctgaggcTGGTCGCTTTACTATTCTGAGCCTTGAATTCCTTCATCCAATTTATACTCtcaaataagaatataaatcCCTGCCTCCGCCTGCTGCTGCCTCCTACTCTTA
Proteins encoded in this window:
- the PYGM gene encoding glycogen phosphorylase, muscle form; protein product: MSRPLSDQEKRKQISVRGLAGVENVTELKKNFNRHLHFTLVKDRNVATPRDYYFALAHTVRDHLVGRWIRTQQHYYEKDPKRIYYLSLEFYMGRTLQNTMVNLALENACDEATYQLGLDMEELEEIEEDAGLGNGGLGRLAACFLDSMATLGLAAYGYGIRYEFGIFNQKICGGWQMEEADDWLRYGNPWEKARPEFTLPVHFYGRVEHTSQGAKWVDTQVVLAMPYDTPVPGYRNNIVNTMRLWSAKAPNDFNLKDFNVGGYIQAVLDRNLAENISRVLYPNDNFFEGKELRLKQEYFVVAATLQDIIRRFKSSKFGCRDPVRTSFDAFPDKVAIQLNDTHPSLAIPELMRILVDLERLDWDKAWDVTVRTCAYTNHTVLPEALERWPVHLIETLLPRHLQIIYEINQRFLNRVAAVFPGDVDRLRRMSLVEEGAVKRINMAHLCIAGSHAVNGVARIHSEILKKTIFKDFYELEPHKFQNKTNGITPRRWLVLCNPGLAEVIAERIGEDYISDLDQLRKLLSYVDDEAFIRDVAKVKQENKLKFAAYLEREYKVHINPNSLFDVQVKRIHEYKRQLLNCLHIITLYNRIKQEPNRFVVPRTVMIGGKAAPGYHMAKMIIKLITAIGDVVNHDPVVGDRLRVIFLENYRVSLAEKVIPAADLSEQISTAGTEASGTGNMKFMLNGALTIGTMDGANVEMAEEAGEENFFIFGMRVEDVEKLDQRGYNAQEYYDRIPELRHIIEQLSSGFFSPKQPDLFKDIVNMLMHHDRFKVFADYEDYIKCQEKVSALYKNPREWTRMVIRNIATSGKFSSDRTIAQYAREIWGVDPSRKRLPAPDETI